The Anopheles coluzzii chromosome 2, AcolN3, whole genome shotgun sequence genome window below encodes:
- the LOC120953461 gene encoding dedicator of cytokinesis protein 2 isoform X4, with product MTVWSRVPSALLAVAKANYTALEKQHHIDLDVGDTVVIEQESYHWYYGCNSCSGATGIFPKAYVHLVENKTSRDGDLVIKRSEIVEEITTVLREWQYLYRRLYLSTHPSFKLIQSKMLELIRLRSQLLSGNLPVDEMKNIKLKATSEIDTGNKILNLDMVVRDDGGNIVDIERTSTTQLYEHHLNAVDRIKRANTSSSKNRNLDIVNRHSHNLLLSVHNFVCRLSEDTEILFTLYDGDEMRAITENYVVKWSRQGMAADLDQFNNIKVLFTDLSGNDLSRNKIYLVAYVVRIGAMDGKDTDLRRSSMANSTGSGSYKSHRNHLTTQMSNPSSPGPGGGAGGGSSTSSSGTPSIGSCHSSSASNEFHMRRPFGVATLDLQPIIKRSEDFKSDTQLKMPFIPCEKEPLETTLRKLITNKDLGEKSDAAIWISVDILFGDIKQVRDEYPHLVLGNVTFARKMGFPEVIFPGDVRNDLYLTLVSGEFSKGSKSSDKNIEVTAYVCNKHGVAIPGVISYGGGGNALNEYKSVIYYHEDRPKWGETFKIDVPIEEFKQCHLRFTFKHRSSNEAKDRSEKPFGLSYVRLMNDDGTTLQHKRHTLLVYKIDHKKYDDETQFNYLSLPSLAEELPNGSSKPSTSGFSLASKDSFIIETNLCSTKLTQNVDILGLLNWSSRKEKMEESLNALMNVRCEEVVKFLQDILDALFNILVSNDDPAKYDNLVFKCLLRLIEIVYDLKYQHFQSVLDLYINESFSATLAYEKLINVVQTHIRNAINNISKDRAMANIYTVNENDEALYRTTKYLQYIMKFIIRSRLLFANLNQDKDRELFVANLEELLESFSELIKYQNDLLKSQGALLKYLHIIASDLMQVYDPVKLSQKIVDIITNVPTGRLNQSKMTCIKDVVDSKLFKLPKCRAILLPVFCRQIKDKLESKEEGDFMFDIRQQEKNLTKAARVLGESKSQLHTRETTAKTKVAECVNIMNNMLELLFQSEEDIGPVDSDIRDIMLILLRTVIQSSIAMDRSNPLVGNLVAIMLGIFRSMTEAHYQCYVRSFLTSYDLLDFLTEILLVFQELVSKPVFPIDWLDMIMHQNMVILGSLRHFAAIIMDQFFSPFEKQVWSNYFQCSITFLTQPALQLNLFSKTKQSVIRSTYRDIRRETVFEIRKMWFNLGEHKIMFVPRLVGPILEMSMIPEEDLRRATIPIFFDMMQCEYYSSKYAMESYGDTKRNTAHIKGNFNDFEKEIIEKLDHYIEGGYGDAEYKDLFYEIMHESCSNHATLQTYGVQCVQVLTRLMEKLLEYRCLIHDESKENRMACTVSLLQFYSDVNRKEMYIRYVDKLYELHMEFDNFTEAAYTLKLHSNELNWDETPLSLLLKSKRHYCCPTHRTLKVQLYRSMIDLFDKGKMWECAIDLCKELAQQYENEVYDYLSLSELYKKMSQFYENILRTTRYESIYYRVTFYGAGFPEFLRNKEFVYRGNEYEDAGSFNMRILSQHPRAELLTTLTPGPEIRECEGQFIQIVKVDPVSQDIRFGGKNTQTIASNIVKFYKSNNVSEFQFSRPIRESGVSGDDIAGTSYERTIMRTTDPLPGILRWFPVKSTETIMISPIEMAIETVDAKNRAIRELVLEHQNDPRIPVHSLSAIIKGVVDAAINGGLPIYEEAFLTPEYLERHPGDDRLVARLKDLIASQIPLLEVALLLHKMKTPAILLPFHDQLEKCFATIQANVEAKYGKRMTDIKIDRDAEVTLRRHISANQPQMSMDSSRLSETSIGSSDSGISKNQNSRPTTTSSGGFKNTIANLANFNTVNLARLDLSSHILHSNGKIMSQHIFSFLQH from the exons GGCTGCAACAGCTGCTCCGGTGCAACTGGCATCTTTCCGAAGGCGTACGTCCACctggtggaaaacaaaacctcccGCGATGGCGATCTGGTGATAAAGCGCAGTGAAATTGTTGAGGAAATCACAACCGTACTGAGGGAATGGCAGTACCTGTACCGCCGACTGTACCTATCGACACATCCTTCCTTCAAGCTGATTCAGAGCAAAATGCTGGAACTGATCAGATTGCGGTCGCAGCTACTGTCCGGCAACCTGCCCGTGGATGAGATGAAGAACATCAAACTGAAGGCCACGAGCGAAATTGACACGGGCAACAAGATTCTAAATCTAGACATGGTGGTACGTGATGACGGTGGCAACATCGTGGATATAGAGCGCACCTCCACCACCCAGCTGTACGAGCATCATCTGAACGCGGTCGATCGGATCAAGCGGGCAAACACTTCCAGCAGCAAGAACCGCAATCTGGATATCGTTAATCGCCATTCGCACAACCTGCTGCTGTCGGTGCACAATTTCGTGTGCCGGTTAAGTGAGGACACGGAGATACTGTTCACACTGTACGATGGCGATGAGATGCGAGCTATAACGGAGAACTACGTGGTGAAGTGGAGTCGCCAGGGCATGGCCGCCGATCTGGATCAGTTCAACAACATTAAGGTGCTGTTCACGGATCTGTCCGGCAATGATTTGAGTCGCAACAAGATATATCTGGTAGCGTACGTCGTGCGGATCGGTGCCATGGACGGGAAGGATACGGATCTGCGGCGCAGCAGCATGGCGAACTCCACGGGCAGCGGGAGCTACAAGTCGCATCGCAATCATCTAACCACGCAGATGAGCAATCCATCCTCGCCAGGACCAGGGGGCGGAGCTGGAGGAGGAAGCAGCACATCCAGCTCCGGTACACCTTCCATCGGGTCGTGTCATTCGTCGAGTGCGAGCAATGAGTTCCATATGCGCCGACCGTTCGGTGTGGCAACATTGGATCTACAGCCGATCATAAAACGTTCCGAAGATTTCAAAAGCGATACGCAGCTCAAAATGCCGTTCATTCCATGCGAAAAGGAACCGCTAGAAACGACACTGCGCAAGCTGATCACTAACAAAGACCTGGGCGAAAAGAGCGATGCGGCGATCTGGATCAGTGTGGACATACTGTTCGGTGACATCAAGCAGGTCCGGGACGAGTACCCGCACCTGGTGCTGGGCAATGTGACGTTCGCTCGCAAAATGGGCTTCCCCGAGGTGATCTTTCCCGGTGACGTGCGAAACGATCTATACCTGACGCTGGTGTCCGGCGAGTTTTCCAAGGGTTCGAAGAGCAGTGACAAAAACATCGAGGTGACGGCGTACGTTTGCAACAAGCACGGTGTCGCCATCCCGGGCGTCATCAGCTACGGTGGGGGAGGAAACGCACTGAACGAGTACAAATCCGTCATCTACTACCACGAGGATCGACCAAAGTGGGGCGAAACGTTCAAGATCGACGTGCCGATCGAGGAGTTCAAGCAGTGCCATTTGCGGTTCACCTTCAAGCACCGCAGCTCGAACGAGGCAAAGGATCGGTCGGAGAAACCGTTCGGCCTGTCCTACGTGCGGTTGATGAACGACGATGGCACCACGCTGCAGCACAAACGCCACACGCTGCTGGTGTACAAAATTGATCACAAAAAGTACGACGACGAGACGCAGTTTAACTACCTAAGCCTGCCGTCGCTGGCGGAGGAACTGCCGAACGGGAGCTCCAAACCATCGACCAGCGGGTTCAGTCTCGCGTCGAAAGACAGCTTCATCATCGAAACCAACTTGTGTAGCACCAAGCTGACGCAGAACGTGGACATTCTGGGGCTGCTGAACTGGTCGTCCAGGAAGGAAAAGATGGAAGAATCGCTAAACGCCCTGATGAATGTGCGGTGCGAAGAGGTGGTCAAGTTTCTGCAGGACATTCTGGACGCTCTCTTCAACATACTGGTCTCGAATGACGACCCAGCCAAGTACGATAATTTGGTGTTCAAATGTCTGCTTCGGCTGATCGAGATCGTGTACGACCTGAAGTACCAACACTTTCAGTCCGTGCTCGATCTGTACATCAATGAAAGCTTCTCAGCCACCTTGGCTTACGA aaAACTTATCAATGTAGTACAGACGCACATCCGGAATGCCATAAACAACATTTCGAAGGATCGTGCCATGGCGAACATATACACGGTGAACGAAAATGACGAGGCGCTCTATCGCACCACAAAGTACCTGCAGTACATCATGAAGTTCATCATTCGCTCTCGGCTACTGTTTGCCAATCTGAACCAGGACAAGGACCGGGAGCTGTTCGTCGCTAACCTCGAGGAGCTGCTCGAATCCTTCTCCGAGCTGATCAAGTACCAGAACGACCTGCTCAAGTCGCAGGGTGCACTACTCAAGTATCTGCACATCATTGCGTCCGATCTGATGCAGGTGTACGATCCGGTCAAGCTGAGCCAGAAAATCGTGGACATTATAACGAACGTACCGACCGGCCGGCTGAACCAATCGAAGATGACATGCATCAAGGATGTGGTCGATTCGAAGCTGTTCAAGCTGCCCAAATGTCGCGCGATTCTGCTGCCCGTGTTCTGTCGGCAGATTAAGGATAAGCTGGAGAGCAAGGAAGAG GGTGACTTTATGTTCGACATACGGCAGCAGGAGAAAAATCTTACCAAAGCAGCTAGAGTGCTTGGGGAAAGCAAATCCCAGCTTCACACGCGCGAAACCACCGCTAAGACGAAG GTTGCTGAGTGTGTTAATATCATGAACAACATGTTGGAGCTACTGTTCCAGAGCGAAGAGGACATCGGCCCGGTAGACAGTGACATCCGGGACATAATGCTGATTCTGCTGCGAACCGTAATCCAAAGCTCGATCGCGATGGACCGAAGCAATCCGCTCGTCGGCAATCTGGTCGCGATCATGCTCGGGATCTTTCGCAGCATGACCGAGGCGCACTATCAGTGCTATGTGCGCAGCTTCCTGACGAGCTACGATCTGCTCGACTTTCTCACCGAGATCCTGCTCGTGTTCCAGGAGCTGGTCTCGAAGCCAGTCTTCCCGATCGACTGGCTGGACATGATCATGCATCAGAACATGGTGATCCTCGGCAGCTTGCGCCACTTTGCCGCCATCATAATGGATCAGTTTTTCAGCCCGTTCGAGAAGCAGGTCTGGTCGAACTACTTCCAGTGCTCCATCACGTTCCTTACGCAGCCGGCCCTGCAGCTGAATCTGTTCAGCAAGACGAAACAGTCGGTCATACGCAGCACCTATCGCGACATACGGCGGGAGACGGTGTTCGAGATACGGAAGATGTGGTTCAACCTGGGCGAGCACAAGATCATGTTTGTGCCGCGGCTCGTCGGACCGATCCTGGAGATGAGCATGATCCCGGAGGAGGATCTGCGCCGGGCGACCATACCGATCTTCTTCGACATGATGCAGTGCGAGTATTACAGCTCGAAGTACGCGATGGAGAGCTACGGCGATACGAAGCGAAACACGGCCCACATAAAGGGCAATTTCAACGACTTCGAGAAGGAAATCATCGAAAAGCTGGACCACTACATCGAAGGCGGATACGGCGACGCGGAGTACAAGGATTTGTTTTACGAGATCATGCACGAATCGTGCAGCAACCACGCCACCCTGCAAACGTACGGTGTGCAGTGCGTGCAGGTACTAACCCGGCTGATGGAGAAGCTGCTCGAGTACCGCTGTCTGATACACGATGAGAGTAAGGAAAATCGAATGGCGTGCACGGTGAGCCTGCTGCAGTTCTACTCGGACGTGAATCGGAAGGAGATGTACATTCGCTACGTCGACAAGCTGTACGAGCTGCACATGGAGTTCGACAACTTCACCGAGGCGGCGTACACGCTGAAGCTGCACAGCAATGAGCTGAACTGGGACGAGACGCCGTTGTCGCTGTTGCTGAAATCCAAGCGCCACTATTGCTGCCCCACGCATCGCACCCTGAAGGTGCAGCTGTACCGCAGCATGATCGACCTGTTCGACAAGGGCAAGATGTGGGAATGTGCCATCGATCTGTGCAAGGAGCTGGCCCAGCAGTACGAAAACGAGGTGTACGACTATCTGAGTTTGAGCGAACTGTACAAGAAAATGTCGCAGTTTTACGAAAACATACTGCGTACGACGCGGTACGAATCGATCTACTACCGCGTCACCTTCTACGGTGCCGGATTTCCGGAGTTTTTGCGCAACAAAGAGTTTGTGTATCGGGGCAACGAGTACGAGGATGCAGGATCGTTCAACATGCGCATACTGAGTCAACATCCGCGGGCCGAACTGCTGACAACGCTCACACCCGGCCCGGAGATCCGCGAGTGCGAGGGCCAGTTCATTCAAATCGTCAAAGTTGATCCGGTCAGCCAGGACATACGCTTCGGCGGCAAGAACACGCAAACGATCGCTTCGAATATAGTGAAGTTCTACAAATCGAACAACGTGAGCGAGTTCCAGTTTTCCCGCCCCATACGGGAAAGTGGCGTAAGTGGGGACGATATTGCCGGCACCTCGTACGAGCGCACCATCATGCGGACGACCGATCCTTTGCCGGGCATTCTACGCTGGTTCCCGGTGAAATCTACCGAAACCATCATG ATTTCTCCGATCGAGATGGCTATCGAAACGGTCGATGCAAAGAACCGCGCTATTCGCGAGCTGGTACTGGAGCATCAGAATGACCCTCGGATACCGGTGCACTCGCTAAGCGCCATCATCAAGGGCGTGGTTGATGCCGCTATTAATGGTGGGCTTCCGATCTACGAGGAAGCATTCCTGACGCCCGAATATCTTGAACGCCACCCGGGTGACGATCGTCTTGTGGCGCGTCTGAAGGATCTGATCGCATCCCAGATTCCACTGCTCGAGGTggcattgctgctgcacaagatGAAAACTCCTGCTATCTTGCTACCGTTCCACGATCAGCTCGAGAAATGTTTCGCCACGATTCAGGCGAATGTGGAGGCAAAGTACGGCAAACGGATGACGGATATAAAGATCGACCGTGACGCGGAGGTAACCCTGCGCCGGCACATCTCTGCCAACCAGCCCCAGATGAGCATGGATTCTAGTCGTTTGTCGGAAACGAGCATTGGATCGTCCGA TAGCGGAATCTCGAAGAACCAAAACAGTCGACCAACGACGACTAGTTCGGGAGGTTTCAAAAACACCATCGCCAACTTGGCCAACTTTAACACGGTCAACTTAGCTAG ACTAGACCTATCATCGCACATACTGCACTCGAACGGGAAAATCATGTCGCAGCAtatattttcctttcttcagCATTAA
- the LOC120953461 gene encoding dedicator of cytokinesis protein 2 isoform X5, which translates to MTVWSRVPSALLAVAKANYTALEKQHHIDLDVGDTVVIEQESYHWYYGCNSCSGATGIFPKAYVHLVENKTSRDGDLVIKRSEIVEEITTVLREWQYLYRRLYLSTHPSFKLIQSKMLELIRLRSQLLSGNLPVDEMKNIKLKATSEIDTGNKILNLDMVVRDDGGNIVDIERTSTTQLYEHHLNAVDRIKRANTSSSKNRNLDIVNRHSHNLLLSVHNFVCRLSEDTEILFTLYDGDEMRAITENYVVKWSRQGMAADLDQFNNIKVLFTDLSGNDLSRNKIYLVAYVVRIGAMDGKDTDLRRSSMANSTGSGSYKSHRNHLTTQMSNPSSPGPGGGAGGGSSTSSSGTPSIGSCHSSSASNEFHMRRPFGVATLDLQPIIKRSEDFKSDTQLKMPFIPCEKEPLETTLRKLITNKDLGEKSDAAIWISVDILFGDIKQVRDEYPHLVLGNVTFARKMGFPEVIFPGDVRNDLYLTLVSGEFSKGSKSSDKNIEVTAYVCNKHGVAIPGVISYGGGGNALNEYKSVIYYHEDRPKWGETFKIDVPIEEFKQCHLRFTFKHRSSNEAKDRSEKPFGLSYVRLMNDDGTTLQHKRHTLLVYKIDHKKYDDETQFNYLSLPSLAEELPNGSSKPSTSGFSLASKDSFIIETNLCSTKLTQNVDILGLLNWSSRKEKMEESLNALMNVRCEEVVKFLQDILDALFNILVSNDDPAKYDNLVFKCLLRLIEIVYDLKYQHFQSVLDLYINESFSATLAYEKLINVVQTHIRNAINNISKDRAMANIYTVNENDEALYRTTKYLQYIMKFIIRSRLLFANLNQDKDRELFVANLEELLESFSELIKYQNDLLKSQGALLKYLHIIASDLMQVYDPVKLSQKIVDIITNVPTGRLNQSKMTCIKDVVDSKLFKLPKCRAILLPVFCRQIKDKLESKEEGDFMFDIRQQEKNLTKAARVLGESKSQLHTRETTAKTKVAECVNIMNNMLELLFQSEEDIGPVDSDIRDIMLILLRTVIQSSIAMDRSNPLVGNLVAIMLGIFRSMTEAHYQCYVRSFLTSYDLLDFLTEILLVFQELVSKPVFPIDWLDMIMHQNMVILGSLRHFAAIIMDQFFSPFEKQVWSNYFQCSITFLTQPALQLNLFSKTKQSVIRSTYRDIRRETVFEIRKMWFNLGEHKIMFVPRLVGPILEMSMIPEEDLRRATIPIFFDMMQCEYYSSKYAMESYGDTKRNTAHIKGNFNDFEKEIIEKLDHYIEGGYGDAEYKDLFYEIMHESCSNHATLQTYGVQCVQVLTRLMEKLLEYRCLIHDESKENRMACTVSLLQFYSDVNRKEMYIRYVDKLYELHMEFDNFTEAAYTLKLHSNELNWDETPLSLLLKSKRHYCCPTHRTLKVQLYRSMIDLFDKGKMWECAIDLCKELAQQYENEVYDYLSLSELYKKMSQFYENILRTTRYESIYYRVTFYGAGFPEFLRNKEFVYRGNEYEDAGSFNMRILSQHPRAELLTTLTPGPEIRECEGQFIQIVKVDPVSQDIRFGGKNTQTIASNIVKFYKSNNVSEFQFSRPIRESGVSGDDIAGTSYERTIMRTTDPLPGILRWFPVKSTETIMISPIEMAIETVDAKNRAIRELVLEHQNDPRIPVHSLSAIIKGVVDAAINGGLPIYEEAFLTPEYLERHPGDDRLVARLKDLIASQIPLLEVALLLHKMKTPAILLPFHDQLEKCFATIQANVEAKYGKRMTDIKIDRDAEVTLRRHISANQPQMSMDSSRLSETSIGSSDSGISKNQNSRPTTTSSGGFKNTIANLANFNTVNLARSLLVLSGDL; encoded by the exons GGCTGCAACAGCTGCTCCGGTGCAACTGGCATCTTTCCGAAGGCGTACGTCCACctggtggaaaacaaaacctcccGCGATGGCGATCTGGTGATAAAGCGCAGTGAAATTGTTGAGGAAATCACAACCGTACTGAGGGAATGGCAGTACCTGTACCGCCGACTGTACCTATCGACACATCCTTCCTTCAAGCTGATTCAGAGCAAAATGCTGGAACTGATCAGATTGCGGTCGCAGCTACTGTCCGGCAACCTGCCCGTGGATGAGATGAAGAACATCAAACTGAAGGCCACGAGCGAAATTGACACGGGCAACAAGATTCTAAATCTAGACATGGTGGTACGTGATGACGGTGGCAACATCGTGGATATAGAGCGCACCTCCACCACCCAGCTGTACGAGCATCATCTGAACGCGGTCGATCGGATCAAGCGGGCAAACACTTCCAGCAGCAAGAACCGCAATCTGGATATCGTTAATCGCCATTCGCACAACCTGCTGCTGTCGGTGCACAATTTCGTGTGCCGGTTAAGTGAGGACACGGAGATACTGTTCACACTGTACGATGGCGATGAGATGCGAGCTATAACGGAGAACTACGTGGTGAAGTGGAGTCGCCAGGGCATGGCCGCCGATCTGGATCAGTTCAACAACATTAAGGTGCTGTTCACGGATCTGTCCGGCAATGATTTGAGTCGCAACAAGATATATCTGGTAGCGTACGTCGTGCGGATCGGTGCCATGGACGGGAAGGATACGGATCTGCGGCGCAGCAGCATGGCGAACTCCACGGGCAGCGGGAGCTACAAGTCGCATCGCAATCATCTAACCACGCAGATGAGCAATCCATCCTCGCCAGGACCAGGGGGCGGAGCTGGAGGAGGAAGCAGCACATCCAGCTCCGGTACACCTTCCATCGGGTCGTGTCATTCGTCGAGTGCGAGCAATGAGTTCCATATGCGCCGACCGTTCGGTGTGGCAACATTGGATCTACAGCCGATCATAAAACGTTCCGAAGATTTCAAAAGCGATACGCAGCTCAAAATGCCGTTCATTCCATGCGAAAAGGAACCGCTAGAAACGACACTGCGCAAGCTGATCACTAACAAAGACCTGGGCGAAAAGAGCGATGCGGCGATCTGGATCAGTGTGGACATACTGTTCGGTGACATCAAGCAGGTCCGGGACGAGTACCCGCACCTGGTGCTGGGCAATGTGACGTTCGCTCGCAAAATGGGCTTCCCCGAGGTGATCTTTCCCGGTGACGTGCGAAACGATCTATACCTGACGCTGGTGTCCGGCGAGTTTTCCAAGGGTTCGAAGAGCAGTGACAAAAACATCGAGGTGACGGCGTACGTTTGCAACAAGCACGGTGTCGCCATCCCGGGCGTCATCAGCTACGGTGGGGGAGGAAACGCACTGAACGAGTACAAATCCGTCATCTACTACCACGAGGATCGACCAAAGTGGGGCGAAACGTTCAAGATCGACGTGCCGATCGAGGAGTTCAAGCAGTGCCATTTGCGGTTCACCTTCAAGCACCGCAGCTCGAACGAGGCAAAGGATCGGTCGGAGAAACCGTTCGGCCTGTCCTACGTGCGGTTGATGAACGACGATGGCACCACGCTGCAGCACAAACGCCACACGCTGCTGGTGTACAAAATTGATCACAAAAAGTACGACGACGAGACGCAGTTTAACTACCTAAGCCTGCCGTCGCTGGCGGAGGAACTGCCGAACGGGAGCTCCAAACCATCGACCAGCGGGTTCAGTCTCGCGTCGAAAGACAGCTTCATCATCGAAACCAACTTGTGTAGCACCAAGCTGACGCAGAACGTGGACATTCTGGGGCTGCTGAACTGGTCGTCCAGGAAGGAAAAGATGGAAGAATCGCTAAACGCCCTGATGAATGTGCGGTGCGAAGAGGTGGTCAAGTTTCTGCAGGACATTCTGGACGCTCTCTTCAACATACTGGTCTCGAATGACGACCCAGCCAAGTACGATAATTTGGTGTTCAAATGTCTGCTTCGGCTGATCGAGATCGTGTACGACCTGAAGTACCAACACTTTCAGTCCGTGCTCGATCTGTACATCAATGAAAGCTTCTCAGCCACCTTGGCTTACGA aaAACTTATCAATGTAGTACAGACGCACATCCGGAATGCCATAAACAACATTTCGAAGGATCGTGCCATGGCGAACATATACACGGTGAACGAAAATGACGAGGCGCTCTATCGCACCACAAAGTACCTGCAGTACATCATGAAGTTCATCATTCGCTCTCGGCTACTGTTTGCCAATCTGAACCAGGACAAGGACCGGGAGCTGTTCGTCGCTAACCTCGAGGAGCTGCTCGAATCCTTCTCCGAGCTGATCAAGTACCAGAACGACCTGCTCAAGTCGCAGGGTGCACTACTCAAGTATCTGCACATCATTGCGTCCGATCTGATGCAGGTGTACGATCCGGTCAAGCTGAGCCAGAAAATCGTGGACATTATAACGAACGTACCGACCGGCCGGCTGAACCAATCGAAGATGACATGCATCAAGGATGTGGTCGATTCGAAGCTGTTCAAGCTGCCCAAATGTCGCGCGATTCTGCTGCCCGTGTTCTGTCGGCAGATTAAGGATAAGCTGGAGAGCAAGGAAGAG GGTGACTTTATGTTCGACATACGGCAGCAGGAGAAAAATCTTACCAAAGCAGCTAGAGTGCTTGGGGAAAGCAAATCCCAGCTTCACACGCGCGAAACCACCGCTAAGACGAAG GTTGCTGAGTGTGTTAATATCATGAACAACATGTTGGAGCTACTGTTCCAGAGCGAAGAGGACATCGGCCCGGTAGACAGTGACATCCGGGACATAATGCTGATTCTGCTGCGAACCGTAATCCAAAGCTCGATCGCGATGGACCGAAGCAATCCGCTCGTCGGCAATCTGGTCGCGATCATGCTCGGGATCTTTCGCAGCATGACCGAGGCGCACTATCAGTGCTATGTGCGCAGCTTCCTGACGAGCTACGATCTGCTCGACTTTCTCACCGAGATCCTGCTCGTGTTCCAGGAGCTGGTCTCGAAGCCAGTCTTCCCGATCGACTGGCTGGACATGATCATGCATCAGAACATGGTGATCCTCGGCAGCTTGCGCCACTTTGCCGCCATCATAATGGATCAGTTTTTCAGCCCGTTCGAGAAGCAGGTCTGGTCGAACTACTTCCAGTGCTCCATCACGTTCCTTACGCAGCCGGCCCTGCAGCTGAATCTGTTCAGCAAGACGAAACAGTCGGTCATACGCAGCACCTATCGCGACATACGGCGGGAGACGGTGTTCGAGATACGGAAGATGTGGTTCAACCTGGGCGAGCACAAGATCATGTTTGTGCCGCGGCTCGTCGGACCGATCCTGGAGATGAGCATGATCCCGGAGGAGGATCTGCGCCGGGCGACCATACCGATCTTCTTCGACATGATGCAGTGCGAGTATTACAGCTCGAAGTACGCGATGGAGAGCTACGGCGATACGAAGCGAAACACGGCCCACATAAAGGGCAATTTCAACGACTTCGAGAAGGAAATCATCGAAAAGCTGGACCACTACATCGAAGGCGGATACGGCGACGCGGAGTACAAGGATTTGTTTTACGAGATCATGCACGAATCGTGCAGCAACCACGCCACCCTGCAAACGTACGGTGTGCAGTGCGTGCAGGTACTAACCCGGCTGATGGAGAAGCTGCTCGAGTACCGCTGTCTGATACACGATGAGAGTAAGGAAAATCGAATGGCGTGCACGGTGAGCCTGCTGCAGTTCTACTCGGACGTGAATCGGAAGGAGATGTACATTCGCTACGTCGACAAGCTGTACGAGCTGCACATGGAGTTCGACAACTTCACCGAGGCGGCGTACACGCTGAAGCTGCACAGCAATGAGCTGAACTGGGACGAGACGCCGTTGTCGCTGTTGCTGAAATCCAAGCGCCACTATTGCTGCCCCACGCATCGCACCCTGAAGGTGCAGCTGTACCGCAGCATGATCGACCTGTTCGACAAGGGCAAGATGTGGGAATGTGCCATCGATCTGTGCAAGGAGCTGGCCCAGCAGTACGAAAACGAGGTGTACGACTATCTGAGTTTGAGCGAACTGTACAAGAAAATGTCGCAGTTTTACGAAAACATACTGCGTACGACGCGGTACGAATCGATCTACTACCGCGTCACCTTCTACGGTGCCGGATTTCCGGAGTTTTTGCGCAACAAAGAGTTTGTGTATCGGGGCAACGAGTACGAGGATGCAGGATCGTTCAACATGCGCATACTGAGTCAACATCCGCGGGCCGAACTGCTGACAACGCTCACACCCGGCCCGGAGATCCGCGAGTGCGAGGGCCAGTTCATTCAAATCGTCAAAGTTGATCCGGTCAGCCAGGACATACGCTTCGGCGGCAAGAACACGCAAACGATCGCTTCGAATATAGTGAAGTTCTACAAATCGAACAACGTGAGCGAGTTCCAGTTTTCCCGCCCCATACGGGAAAGTGGCGTAAGTGGGGACGATATTGCCGGCACCTCGTACGAGCGCACCATCATGCGGACGACCGATCCTTTGCCGGGCATTCTACGCTGGTTCCCGGTGAAATCTACCGAAACCATCATG ATTTCTCCGATCGAGATGGCTATCGAAACGGTCGATGCAAAGAACCGCGCTATTCGCGAGCTGGTACTGGAGCATCAGAATGACCCTCGGATACCGGTGCACTCGCTAAGCGCCATCATCAAGGGCGTGGTTGATGCCGCTATTAATGGTGGGCTTCCGATCTACGAGGAAGCATTCCTGACGCCCGAATATCTTGAACGCCACCCGGGTGACGATCGTCTTGTGGCGCGTCTGAAGGATCTGATCGCATCCCAGATTCCACTGCTCGAGGTggcattgctgctgcacaagatGAAAACTCCTGCTATCTTGCTACCGTTCCACGATCAGCTCGAGAAATGTTTCGCCACGATTCAGGCGAATGTGGAGGCAAAGTACGGCAAACGGATGACGGATATAAAGATCGACCGTGACGCGGAGGTAACCCTGCGCCGGCACATCTCTGCCAACCAGCCCCAGATGAGCATGGATTCTAGTCGTTTGTCGGAAACGAGCATTGGATCGTCCGA TAGCGGAATCTCGAAGAACCAAAACAGTCGACCAACGACGACTAGTTCGGGAGGTTTCAAAAACACCATCGCCAACTTGGCCAACTTTAACACGGTCAACTTAGCTAG GTCGCTGTTGGTACTTTCTGGTGATCTTTAG